The genomic segment TTCCGGCCGATTTCAGCGCCGTCTCGAGCGCGTCGATCCGGGCCTTGAGCGCCTCGTTCTCCTCGCGCGCCTTGGCGGCCATCTCGCGCACGGCCTCGAATTCCTCGCGCTGGACGACGTCGAGGTCGTTCAGGATCCGCTCGGCCTGCGCGCGGATCAGCGTGTCGACTTCGCTGCGCACGCCCTGCGCCGCGCTGGCGGCGTTGCCGAACATCTTGGCGAACTCGTCGAGAATGCGATTGCTGGTCTGTGTCATATCGTCTCGTTTCCGATTTGCCTTGTCCAGGCGCCTTCATGCTACCTATGCCGTCGCGCGATACGCTTCAACCATGATAACGCGGGAAGCGGCGTCGCGTCATGCGCCATTGACCTCGGCCGGGGAGCGGTGCAGCAACAAGCAGACAGAGAACGGTTCGGGTGCCCATGATCACATTCGTCCTGCCCTTCCCAGCCATCGATCCCGTCGCCGTGGAGGTCGGCCCGCTGGCCGTGCGCTGGTATGCGCTGGCCTATATCGCCGGCCTGCTGTTCGCCTGGTGGTACATCCGCCGGCTGGTGGCGAACGAGGCGCTGTGGCAGGGCCCGCCGCCGCTGAAGCCGGTCGATGCCGACGATCTCATCGTGTGGTCGGCGCTCGGCGTGATCCTCGGCGGCCGGCTCGGCTATGTGCTGTTCTACAACCCGGCCTATTTCGCGGCCAACCCGCTGGAGATCGTGCAGGTCTGGCATGGCGGCATGTCGTTCCATGGCGGCTTTCTGGGCGTCGTCCTGGCCGGCATCCTGTTCGCGCGGCGCCACGGCATCAGCCCGTTCACCGTGCTCGACCTCGCCGGCGCCTCGGTGCCGATCGGGCTGTTCTTCGGGCGTATCGCCAACTTCATCAACGGCGAGCTCTATGGGCGCGTGAGCGACGTGCCCTGGGCCATGGTCTTCCCCTTCGGCGGGCCGGAGCCGCGCCACCCGAGCCAGCTCTACGAGGCGCTTCTGGAGGGGGTCGTGCTCTTCGTCCTCCTGCGCTGGCTGACCCATGGGCGGGGCATGCTGTCGGCGCCGGGCTTCGTCGGCGGCGCGTTCACGGCGGGCTACGGGCTCGCCCGCATCGCGGTGGAGTTCTTCCGCATGCCGGACGCCCAGATCGGCTATCTGGCGGGCTGGCTGACCATGGGCATGCTCCTGTCGCTGCCAATGGTGGCTGCGGGGCTCGCCATCATGTGGTGGGCGACGCGAAAGGCCCATGCGGCATGAGCGGAGGCCTCGAACGCGAGATCGCGGAGATTGTCGCCGCCGACGGGCCGATGACGGTCGCCCGCTTCATGGAGCTGGCGCTCGGCCATCCCGCCCATGGCTACTACATGACGCGCGACCCGTTCGGCGCCGGCGGCGATTTCGTCACCGCGCCGGAGGTGAGCCAGATGTTCGGCGAGCTGATCGGCGTGTGGTGCGCGCAGGCTTGGCAGACCATGGGCACGCCCGACCCGGTGCGCCTCGTGGAGCTCGGGCCGGGGCGCGGCACGCTGATGGCCGACCTCTTGCGCGCAGCGAGGATCATGCCGGTCTTCCGCAAGGCCATAGAGGTCCATCTGGTGGAGACGAGCCCGGTGCTGCGCGCCGCCCAGAAGGCGGCGCTGGAGGAAGCCGGCGTCGCGGTTCACTGGCACGACAGCCTCGCCGGCGTGCCGGACGGGCCGGCCATCCTGGTGGCCAACGAGTTCTTCGACGCGTTGCCCGTGCGCCAGTTCGTGTTCCGCAACGGGGCCTGGCACGAGGTGGTGATCGGCATCGACGGGGACGGTGGGCTGTTTCTCGGCGTGGTGCCCCACGACCTGCCGGAGGACGAACGCCTCGACGAGGCGCCGGAGGAGGGCGCGGTGCTGGAGATCGCGCCGGCGCGCCGGGCCGTGGCCCACGAGATCGGGCGCCGTCTGGCGCGATGGGGCGGTGCGGCGCTCATCGTCGATTACGGCCATGCCGCGCGGGACTACGGCGATACGCTCCAGGCGGTGCGTGGCCACGACCACGTGCCCCTGCTCGACAGGCCGGGGGAGAGCGACATCACCTCGCATGTGGATTTCGCCGATCTCGCCGCCGCGCTCGCCCGCGCCGGTACCGCACCGTACGGTCCCGTTCCACAGGGCGATTTCCTGGAGAGTCTGGGCTTGACCGCGCGCGCGGAAGCGTTGAAAGGGGGAGGGGAGCCGGATATGGCGGCGGAGATCGATGCCGCCGTCGCGCGCCTCGCCGGGCGCGGCGAAACGGAGATGGGCAGCCTGTTCAAGGTGCTCGTCGCCGCCGACCGCCGGCTTCCACCGCCATATCCGTTCACGGGTGCGACATCATGATCGAAGCGAAGAACCTGAGCCGCATACCGGAAATCCGCCACGGCTTCTTCACGCGTGTCGGCGGGTTCTCCAAGGGCATCTACCAGGCGCTCAATTGCGGGTTCGGATCCGGCGACGATGCGGACCTCGTCGCGCGCAACCGCGAGATCGTCACGACCTCCCTCGGGCTGGTACCGCACGAGCTGGTGACCGTCCACCAGTGCCACGGCACCGATGTCGCGGTCGCGCGCGAGCACTGGCGCTGGGACGAGGAGCCAAAGGCCGACGGCCTCGTGAGCGACCGTCCGCATATCGCCATCGCCGTGGCGACCGCCGATTGCGTGCCGGTGCTGTTCGCCGACTGGAAGCACCAGGTGGTGGGCGCGGCCCATGCGGGCTGGCGCGGCGCGCTCGCCGGCATCACGGATGCCGTCCTGGCGGAGATGGAGAAGCTCGGCGCGCGCCGCGACACGACCTTCGCCGCCGTCGGCCCCGCCATCTCGGGGGCAGTCTACGAGGTCGGCCCGGAGGTGCGCTCCGCCTTTGTGGAGGCGGAGGCCGGCAATGAGCGCTTCTTCCGGCCCTCGCAGCGCGAGGGGCATGCCATGTTCGACCTTCCCGGCTATGTGGTCGGCCGCGTCCGCGCCGGGGGGCTCGCCAGCGTGGAGCATGTCGACCGGTGCACCTACGGGGAGGAGGAGTATTTCTTCAGCTATCGCCGGGCCACCCATCGCGGCGAGCCGGACTATGGCCGGCAGCTCTCCGCCATCACGCTCGGCCCGGAGGTCTTCATCGAGGGGTAAGCGCGGTCGCGCGCCATGAGAGAGGGAAGAGACGCCGATGGCACTGCATTTCGACCGCGCCGAGTTCGAGGCCCGCATCGCAAGGGCGACCGCGGCGATGGCGGAGAAGGGCCTCGACGGGCTGCTCCTGTTCGCCCAGGAGAGCATGTATTACCTCACAGGGTACGACACGTTCGGCTTCTGCTTCTTCCAGTGCCTCTATCTCGGCGGCGACGGGCGGCTGGCGCTCCTGACGCGGTCGGCGGATCTGCGGCAGGCGCGCGCCACCTCCATTATCGGCGATATCAGGGTATGGACCGACGAGGCCGGCGCGCGGCCGGAGGCTCAGCTTCGCGACATGCTGGCGGATCTGGGCGCGAAGGGAACCCGCCTCGGCGTCGAATACGACACCCACGGGCTCACTGCGCGCAACGGCAAGGCGCTCGATGCGGGGCTTGAGGGCTTCTGCACGCTGGCCGACGCCTCCGGGCTGATCGACGGGCTGAGGGTCGTCAAGTCGCCGGCGGAGCTCGCCTATGTCCGCAAGGCCGCAGCGCTCGGCGATGCCGCCTTCGAGGCCGCGCTCGCCGAAACCCGTGCAGGCGCCGATGAGGGCGCGATCCTTGCCGCCATGCACGATGCGATCTTCCGCGGCGGCGGCGACTATCCCGCAAACGAGTTCATCATCGGCTCGGGCGAGGATGCGCTCCTGTGCCGCTACAAGGCCGGCCGGCGCGCGCTGTCGGACACCGACCAGCTCACCCTCGAATGGGCGGGCGTCTACCGGCACTACCACGCCGCCTTCATGCGCACGGTGATCGTGGGCGAGCCCTCGCCCGTGCACCGGCGCATGCACGAGGCCGCCCGCGAGGCGCTGGCGGCCTGCGAGGCGGTGCTGAGGCCCGGCCGCAGTGCGGGCGAGGTGTTCGAGGCCCATGCCCGCGCCATGGATGCGCACGGCATGGCGCCGCACCGCCTCAATGCCTGCGGCTACAGCCTCGGCGCGCGCTTCACGCCGAGCTGGATGGACTGGCCCATGTTCTATGCCGGAAATCCCGCTATCATCGCGCGCGACATGGTGTTCTTCGCCCACATGATCCTCGCCGATTCCGAAACGGGGCATGCCATGACGCTCGGGCGCACCTATATCGTTACCGACGGGGAGCCGGAGCCCCTGTCGGCGGCGCTGCTCGACCTGTTCGTCAAATGATCGCCATGGTGATGGCGCGTTATCGCGGCCGGTCGTGCGGCGCCCGTCCTGTGAGATAGTATGGGGCGCCGGCATCCGGAGCGGGGGTCGTGTGCCGATCTGGCGTCGGCGAGGAGGGGAACAGGCGGTGAAACGCGGGGCCAGTGACAGCCTCCGAAACGCTTCGCCGGGCTGGCGCGGTCGCGTCATGCCGGTGCTGGCGCTGCTCGCCCTGGCCGTTCTGGCCGGCTGCGACACGCTGGCCGGCGGTGCCCACCCCTTCGCCAAGGAGGCCGCCTCCGGCAATAGCTGGGTCAGCACGCCCGAGCAGGCGCCGCGCGTCTCCATCACCTCGTTCTCCGGCCTGCCGCCGGGCAAGGACGAGGTCTTTCTCGGCGCGCTCATGGCCGCGGCCGCCAAGCGCGACGTCGCCGTCGTTCCCGAGGAGCCGCGCCCGGGCACCTATGTGATGGCGGGCCGCGTCGATGCGCGCCGGTCCGGCGACGGCGTCGTCGTGTCCTGGAGCTGGCGCATCGCGGAGGCCGGCGGCGGGCGCGAGGAGACCATCTCGGGCCAGGAGGCCCTGCCCGGCGCCAGGGGCGGCAAGGACGGGAAGGACCCGTGGGACGGGGTGGACAATACCGCGCTCAGCCGGGTGGCCGCCCATGTCGCGGAGAACCTGACGGGCTATTTCGGCAAGCTCGGCTATTCCACGCAGATCGCCGGCCTGCCGCCGCCGGCGGAGACCTTCCAGCGCGCCGGCCCCGACGCGGCCAAGGATATCGACCCCGACATGCTCGGGCCCCTGGAGGCGGCCGCCATGATCGGCGAGCCCGGCTATCCGGAAACGCCGGAGGCGCTGGAGGCCGTGCGCCAGCACGCCGCCGCCTCCGCCGAGCCGCCCAAGCGCCCGAAGAAGGCCGGCGGAACCGCGATCCGAGATGTCGCGATCACCGGCGTCACCGGCTCGCCCGGCCCGGGCAATGACGAGCTGGCCGCCGCCATGAAAGACGTGATCTCGGGCGCCGGCTGGCCGGTCGTCGACAAGCCCGGCCCGCACACGCTCAGGATCACCGGCCGCGTCACGCTGGGCGCGCCGCGCGGGGCGAGCCAGCCCGTCTCGCTCGCCTGGACGGTGCGCGATCCCGGCAATGTGCTCCTCGGCACGGTGAAGCAGAAGAATGCGGTGCCGGCGGGCGCGCTCGACAAGGGCTGGGGCCAGAATGCCTCCTTCGCCGCTCAGGCCGCCGCCTCCGGCATCTTCGATCTCGTGGAGAAGGTGCGATAGAGCGCGAGGTCGGTCAGGGAAACGGCGCCGATCCGCGTGCTCTGCGACCGATTGCGCCGTGGCGACGGTTTACAGTCCCATCCCCCGTTGTTATAGACCGCGCGTTAGGGCTGGCCCTCTGGGGCCGTCAGAGGGGATGTGCGCCTGATGAAGCTCGTTGCGGGCAATTCCAACCGCCCTTTGGCTGAGGCCATTGCGGCGTATCTCAACGTTCCATTGACAAAATGCCTCGTCCGGCGCTTCGCCGACATGGAAGTGTTCGTGGAGATCGAGGAGAATGTGCGCGGCGAGGATGTGTTCGTCATCCAGTCGACCTCGTTCCCGGCCAACGACAATTTGATGGAGCTCCTGATCATCATCGACGCGCTCCGCCGGGCGTCGGCCCGCCGCATCACGGCGGTCATCCCCTATTTCGGCTATGCCCGGCAGGATCGCAAATCGGGCTCCCGGACGCCCATCTCCGCCAAGCTCGTGGCCAATCTCATCACCCACGCCGGCGCGGACCGCGTGGCGACGCTCGACCTCCATGCCGGCCAGATCCAGGGCTTCTTCGACATTCCGACCGACAATTTGTTCGCCGCTCCCGTCATGGTGCGCGACATCAAGGAGCGGTTCGAGGACGACAGCGTGATGGTCGTGTCGCCGGATGTCGGCGGCGTGGTGCGCGCGCGCGGGCTCGCCAAGCGGATCGGCGCGCCGCTGTCCATCGTGGACAAGCGCCGCGAGCGCCCGGGCGAGTCGGAAGTCATGAACATCATCGGTCATGTGGAAGGCCATTCCTGCATCCTGGTCGACGATATCGTCGATTCCGGCGGCACGTTGTGCAACGCGGCGGAGGCGCTGCTCGCCAAGGGCGCGACGGAGGTCTCCGCCTATATCACACATGGCGTGCTCTCCGGCGGGGCGGTCGCGCGTATCACCGCCTCGAGCCTGAAGCATCTCGTCATCACCGATTCCATCCAGGCGACGGAGGCGGTGCGCGTGTCGCGCAATATCCGCGTCATCTCCATCGCCCCGCTCATCGGCGAGGCCATCGGCCGCACCGCCCGCGAGGAATCGGTCTCCAGCCTGTTCCACTGAGGGTTCGGGCGGCGCCGGCTTGGCCATAGAGTCCCGTTGCATTCCGCCATTTCGCCCGCTATAAGCCTCGTCCAACGCCGGATGGATGCCGTTCACCCCTGGAGGAAGCATCCCGCGTTTTGAGGGGGCCCGGACAGAGGGGCCTCGTTTCGTTTTCGGACAGGAGACTGGAATCATGGCGCAGACAACCGAACTGACTGCCGTCGTGCGCGAGCGGGGCGGCAAGGGGGCCGCCCGGGCATTGCGCCGGCAAGGTCTGATCCCCGCGGTGATCTACGGGGACAAGAAGGAACCCGAGCTCATCACGCTGAACTACCGCGAGGTGTTGAAAGAGGTGGAGACAGGGCGTTTCCTGTCGCACATCTACAACGTCAAGGTCGGCGGCAAGGCCGTGCGCGTCATCCCGCGCGACGTCCAGTTCGAACCGGTTCGCGACTTCATCGTGCATATCGACTTCCTGCGCCTGGCCAAGGGCGCGACCATCGCGGTCGCCGTCCCGGTGAACTTCGTCAACGAGGAGGAGTCCCCGGGCCTCAAGCGCGGCGGCGTGCTGAACATCGTGCGCCACGAGGTCGAGCTGGAGTGCCCGAACGACGCCATTCCGGAGGAGCTCGTCGCGGACCTCACCGGCCTCGATATCGGCGACTCGATCCACATTTCCGCCATTCCGCTGCCGGAGGGCGTGACGCCGACCATCACCGACCGCGACTTCACGGTCGCCACCGTCGCCGCCCCGGCGGTCCTGACGGAGGCCGAGGAGGCCGGCGAGGAGGTCGAGGAAGCCGAGGCCGAGGAGGCCGAGGCCGAAGAGGACGGCGGCGAGGCTGCGGAGGAGGAGTGATCCCGTCCGGGGATCGCCTCACGCTCAACCCATTGGAATCGATCGGCCCTTCCCCAGCCGGGTGATCCCGCCCGGTTGCGGGCCGGGCCGGTCCGGAGCGGCAGGTCGTCATGATCCTCTTTGTCGGGCTCGGCAATCCCGGCCCGTCCTATGCGGGCAATCGCCACAATATCGGCTTCATGGCGGTGGACGAGATCGTCCGCCGCCATGGCTTCTCGGGCTGGCGCGAGCGCTTCCACGGCGCCGTCTCGGAGGGCCGGCTGGGGGCGGAGAAGGTTCTGGCGCTCAAGCCCATGACCTTCATGAACCTCTCCGGCCAGGCGGTCGGCGAGGCGATGCGCTTCTACAAGCTCCAGCCGGACGACGTCTTCGTCTTCCACGACGAGCTGGATCTCGAGCCCGGCCGCATGCGGGTGAAGACCGGCGGCGGGGCGGCCGGCCATAACGGGCTGCGCTCCATCGCCTCCCATATCGGGCCGGATTTCCACCGCGTGCGCCTCGGCATCGGCCATCCCGGCGACAAGCGGGCCGTGCACTCCTATGTGCTGAAGGATTTCGCGAAGGCGGATGCGGACTGGCTCGAACCGCTGATCGCGGCGGTGGCCGACAATGCGGCCCTGCTCGCGGACGGCGAGGCCTCGCGTTTCGCAAACAAGGTTCATCTGGCGCTCCATCCGCCGTCCGCCTCCCCGGGCGGCGGCCGCCGGGCGCTCAGCGGAGACAAGGACTGATGGGATTCAGGTGCGGTATCGTGGGGCTGCCCAATGTGGGCAAGTCCACGCTCTTCAACGCGCTCACGCAGACGGCGGCGGCGCAGGCGGCGAATTATCCCTTCTGCACCATCGAGCCCAATGTCGGCGAGGTGGCGGTGCCCGACCCGCGGCTGTTCCGGCTTGCCGGGATCGCGGGCTCCAGGGAGGTCATCCCGACCAGGCTCACCTTCGTCGACATTGCCGGCCTCGTGCGCGGCGCCTCCAAGGGGGAGGGGCTCGGCAACCAGTTCCTCGCCAATATCCGCGAGGTCGACGCCATCGCCCATGTGCTGCGCTGCTTCGAGGATGGCGACGTGACCCATGTGGAGGGCGGCGTCGACCCGGTGCGCGATGCCGAGATCGTGGAGACGGAGCTCATGCTCGCCGACATGGAGAGCCTGGAGCGCCGGCAGGTAGCCCTTGAGAAGAAGCTGCGCGGCGGCGACAAGGAGGCCAGGGCCACCCTGCCGCTCATCGAGCGCGCGCTCGGCCTCCTGCGCGACGGCAAGCCCGCCCGCCTCGCTGAGGTGTCCGACGAGGAAAAGCCCGTCTGGAAGGCGCTCAACCTGCTCACCACCAAGCCCGTCCTCTATGTCTGCAATGTGGAGGAGGCGGCGGCCGCTACCGGCAACGAACAGTCGGAAAGGATGCGCGCCAAGGCCGAGGCCGAGGGCGCGGGGCTGGTCGTCATCTCCGCCCAGATCGAGGCGGAGCTCTCCCAGCTCGACGCAGACGAGCGCGCCGACTATCTGGAGGAGCTCGGGCTCCAGGAGGCCGGCCTCGACCGGCTGATCCACGAGGGCTACCGCCTGCTCGACCTCGTCACCTTCTTCACGGTCGGCCCGAAGGAGGCGCGCGCCTGGACCGTGCGCCACGGCGCGTCCGCGCCGAAGGCGGCGGGCGTCATCCATACCGATTTCGAGAAGGGCTTCATCCGCGCGGAGACCATCGCCTTCGACGACTATGTCGCCAATGGCGGCGAGGCGGGCGCGCGCGACGCCGGCAAGCTGCGCCTGGAGGGCAAGGACTATATTGTCCACGATGGCGATGTGATGCATTTCCGCTTCGCGACCTGATGGGGTAGAACGCCGTCGGCCCGGTCCTCTGGCCGGGCCGTTCTTGCGCCCGTCAGTCCCGCGAAAGCGGGTCTCCATGAGCGCGCGGCCGGGTGGCACCGCACCATGGACGCCCCTGTCCGCGCGGGCATGACGAGGGGCGAGGCGGTCGGCCGGAGGGGCCGGGCGCGCCGGTGCCGTTTCGCCAAAGGGAGACCGCCATTGGACGACGATCTGCTCTGTTTCGAGGACTTTCCCGTCGGCGAGGTCGCCGAGTTCGGCCATCTCGAGGTGACGGCGGACGAGATTAAGAGCTTCGCGCGGGAATTCGACCCGCTGCCCTTCCATACCGACGAGGCGGCCGCGGAGGCGAGTTTCATGGGCGGGCTGTGCGCGTCCGGCTGGCATGTCGTGGCTCTGCTCATGCGCATGTGCTGCGAGGGCTACGTCCTCAGGACGGCCAGCATGGGCTCCAACGGGGTGGACGAGGTGAAGTGGCTGAAGCCCGTGCGCCCCGGCGACGTGCTGAGCGTGCGCCGCACGACGCTCGCCGCCCGCGTCTCGCGCAAGCGCCCGGAGATGGGCATCGTGACCTTCCTGTGGGAGATCGTGACCCAGACGGGCGCGACCGCCGCGGAGGTCCGCGGCGTGAACCTCGTCGCGACGCGCGCGTCGCGCGCGGTCCCCTCGGAGGCCGGCCATGCTTGACAGCTTCTACGAGGATCTGGAGCCCGGCCAGCGTGTGAGCGTCGGCGCCTACCGCTTCACGCGCGAGCGCATCCTCTCTTACGCCCGCCGCTACGACTTCCAGCCCTTCCATGTGGACGACGAGGCTGCCCGCAAGAGCCATTTCGGCGCGCTCTGCGCCTCCGGCTGGCACACGGCGGCGGCCTGGATGGCGACCTATGTCCGCCATTTCCAGCATATCCGTGCCACCAAGGCCCCGCCCCACGGCCGCTGGCCCGAGATCGGCCCCTCGCCGGGCTTCGAAGCCCTGCACTGGCCGCGCCCCGTCTATGTCGACGACACGGTCTCCTACGCCTACGAGATAGTCGCCAAGCGCACCCTCGCCTCACGCCCGGGCTGGGGCCTTGTGACGATCGATGCGGAGGGAAAGAACCAGAATGGCGACGCGGTGATTGCGTTTCGGAGCAAGGTGTTGGTGGAGAGGGTTGGGGGGTAGGCGGTTGATAGCCGCTCAACGCAATGCCCATCCGATGATGGGGGGTGACCCGAAGCGGCCCTTTGCGGCCCACCGGGATCAGGTGGTTTCTGGGAGTCCTCGTCATCCCATGTCAATGGAACTATGCAGATACGCCAAGCGGAGGCGTTCGGACAATACGAATGCCGATAATTGTGCCGAATAAGCAGCTTTCTAAGCTGACGGCGTAGCAAGCTTGCGCGGGACATTTCCTATTATATCTGGATTGCCTATAATGTTAAGTTCATCCAAGATTTGCCCATTCTGAGCGTTTCACTTGGGAGCTTATCGATGTGGACAACCATGGCAGCAATCGTCTCTTCTCTGGTGGGGATCGTGGGATTGTTTGCCAGCTGGCGAAAATCGCACAAAGATGAACTTCGGCGGGATGATGTATTGAGATGGTCTAATGAGGCGATACGAACGCTTGAGAGTCTATTTCTTGTATGCATACATGGAGAGTCACGGTTGGGTCGAGAGGTTTCAGAGGATAAAATGACGGAAATAATGTTCGATACGGCGATATTGGTTGAATCTGGTAGGATTTTTTTCAAGAATGAAATTATTGATGGTCATGGAGGACATAAATATCCAGCGTATAGAGGTTATAGACCAGAGATATTGGATTGTTTAGTTATTGCTCACAAAATTTCCCGTGATTGGATCGATGCAGATAATGATAAAAGATTACGTATGAAAATTGTTTCAGAGGATTGTTTGAAAAAATTTGTATCTCTCGCACAGAAAGAAGTTGGTCGTGATCGAAACTCTTCAATCGAAGCCGGGGTGGGCGGATCAGGATCTGATCTGGAAGATATGCTTCGGAACGTGGACCAAAATCGCTAGGAAAGATTGCAATAAGCCCGATATTGATGGTTCTGATTGAGGATAATATTATTGTTCTGAATTGGGTTGTGCCATAAACATCGTGTGTTTTTCCTCTCTTAGTACGAATGCGCCATTCAGGTTGGCGCGGGGGATGCAATCGGCGAGTTCTCCAATGCCCCCTCACTTCTCCCCCTGCACCCCATACCCCCTAAACAGCTCCAACACCCGCGCCATTTCCTCCTCGTCCAGCACGTGGACTTCGCCGAGTTTGAGGAGGTCGAGATATTCCCCCGACAGGGTTTCGACTTCCGCCGCCAGTTCGAGGGCCTTGCCGAGATCGGGGCCGAAGGCGACCTGGCCGTGATTGGCCAGCAGGCAGGCGCGGCGGCCTTCGAGGGCCTTCACCGTGTTGTCGGCGAGGTCGTCCGTGCCGAAGGTGGCGTAGGGCGCGCAGCGTATGTCGGGGCCGCCGGCGGCGGCGACCATGTAGTGGAAGGCGGGGATCGCCCGGCGCGCGCAGGCGAGTGTCGTGGCGGCGGGCGAATGGCAATGGACGATGGCCTTCGCCTCCGGCCGCGCCCGGTAGATGGCGAGGTGGAAGGGGGTCTCGCTCGACGGCTTCATCTGGCCGGGGGCGCGCGCGCCGTCGAGTCCCACCCGCACGATGTCGCCGGGCGCCATGGCCTCGTAGGCAAGGCCTGAGGGCGTGATCAGGATGGCGTCGCCGCCGGCGCGCGCGGAGACGTTTCCGGAGCGCTGGGGCGACAGGCCCTTCGCGCTCATGGCGCGGGCGGTCGCCACGATCTCCTCGCGCAGCGCGGTCTCCTCGGCGGGGGCCATCTCCTCGGCGGGGGGCATCTCCTCGTCGGGGGCCATGGGGTCAGCCCTTCTCCGGAAAGAGCGCGCGCAGGCCCTCGCCGCTGGCCGGGCACAGGCCGCGCTCGGTGATGAGGCCGGTGACGAGGCGGGCGGGCGTCACGTCGAAGGCGTAGTTCGCCGCCGGGCTGCCCGGCGCGGCGATCTCCACGCTCACGATCTCGCCATCGGGCCCGAGCCCCTGGACATGGGTCACCTCTCGGGCCTCGCGCTCCTCGATAGGAATGCCGGCGACACCGTCCTCGATGGTCCAGTCGATGGTGGAGGAGGGGAGCGCCACATGGAACGGCACGCCATTGTCCTTCGCGGCCAGCGCCTTGAGATAGGTGCCGATCTTGTTGGCGACGTCGCCCGCCGCCGTCGTGCGGTCCGTGCCGGTGATGCACAGATCCACGAGGCCGTGCTGCATGAGATGCCCGCCGGCATTGTCGGCGACGATGGTGTGGGGCACGCCGTGGCCGCCGAGCTCCCAGGCGGTGAGCGCGGCGCCCTGGTTGCGCGGGCGCGTCTCGTCCACCCAGACATGGACCGGCAGCCCCGCATCGTGCGCCATGTAGATGGGGGCGAGCGCGGTACCCCAGTCGACGGTCGCGATCCAGCCGGCATTGCAATGGGTGAGGATGTTGACCGTCTCGCCGGGCTTGGCCGCCGCCGCGTCGCGAATGAGCGTCAGCCCGTGCTCGCCGATCCGCCGGTTGGTCTCCACATCTTCGTCGCAGATCTCGTGCGCCCGCACCCGGGCGGCCTGGAGCCGTTCGCCGCGCGGGCGGTTGCGGACCGCGGCGAGCATCTCGTCTATGGCCCAGTTGAGGTTGATCGCCGTCGGCCGCGTGGCGCGCAGCCGCTCCGCCGCCGCCTCCAGCGCGTCGTCGGAG from the Kaustia mangrovi genome contains:
- the lgt gene encoding prolipoprotein diacylglyceryl transferase, translating into MITFVLPFPAIDPVAVEVGPLAVRWYALAYIAGLLFAWWYIRRLVANEALWQGPPPLKPVDADDLIVWSALGVILGGRLGYVLFYNPAYFAANPLEIVQVWHGGMSFHGGFLGVVLAGILFARRHGISPFTVLDLAGASVPIGLFFGRIANFINGELYGRVSDVPWAMVFPFGGPEPRHPSQLYEALLEGVVLFVLLRWLTHGRGMLSAPGFVGGAFTAGYGLARIAVEFFRMPDAQIGYLAGWLTMGMLLSLPMVAAGLAIMWWATRKAHAA
- a CDS encoding M24 family metallopeptidase, which produces MALHFDRAEFEARIARATAAMAEKGLDGLLLFAQESMYYLTGYDTFGFCFFQCLYLGGDGRLALLTRSADLRQARATSIIGDIRVWTDEAGARPEAQLRDMLADLGAKGTRLGVEYDTHGLTARNGKALDAGLEGFCTLADASGLIDGLRVVKSPAELAYVRKAAALGDAAFEAALAETRAGADEGAILAAMHDAIFRGGGDYPANEFIIGSGEDALLCRYKAGRRALSDTDQLTLEWAGVYRHYHAAFMRTVIVGEPSPVHRRMHEAAREALAACEAVLRPGRSAGEVFEAHARAMDAHGMAPHRLNACGYSLGARFTPSWMDWPMFYAGNPAIIARDMVFFAHMILADSETGHAMTLGRTYIVTDGEPEPLSAALLDLFVK
- a CDS encoding 50S ribosomal protein L25/general stress protein Ctc, with translation MAQTTELTAVVRERGGKGAARALRRQGLIPAVIYGDKKEPELITLNYREVLKEVETGRFLSHIYNVKVGGKAVRVIPRDVQFEPVRDFIVHIDFLRLAKGATIAVAVPVNFVNEEESPGLKRGGVLNIVRHEVELECPNDAIPEELVADLTGLDIGDSIHISAIPLPEGVTPTITDRDFTVATVAAPAVLTEAEEAGEEVEEAEAEEAEAEEDGGEAAEEE
- a CDS encoding class I SAM-dependent methyltransferase → MSGGLEREIAEIVAADGPMTVARFMELALGHPAHGYYMTRDPFGAGGDFVTAPEVSQMFGELIGVWCAQAWQTMGTPDPVRLVELGPGRGTLMADLLRAARIMPVFRKAIEVHLVETSPVLRAAQKAALEEAGVAVHWHDSLAGVPDGPAILVANEFFDALPVRQFVFRNGAWHEVVIGIDGDGGLFLGVVPHDLPEDERLDEAPEEGAVLEIAPARRAVAHEIGRRLARWGGAALIVDYGHAARDYGDTLQAVRGHDHVPLLDRPGESDITSHVDFADLAAALARAGTAPYGPVPQGDFLESLGLTARAEALKGGGEPDMAAEIDAAVARLAGRGETEMGSLFKVLVAADRRLPPPYPFTGATS
- the ychF gene encoding redox-regulated ATPase YchF, producing the protein MGFRCGIVGLPNVGKSTLFNALTQTAAAQAANYPFCTIEPNVGEVAVPDPRLFRLAGIAGSREVIPTRLTFVDIAGLVRGASKGEGLGNQFLANIREVDAIAHVLRCFEDGDVTHVEGGVDPVRDAEIVETELMLADMESLERRQVALEKKLRGGDKEARATLPLIERALGLLRDGKPARLAEVSDEEKPVWKALNLLTTKPVLYVCNVEEAAAATGNEQSERMRAKAEAEGAGLVVISAQIEAELSQLDADERADYLEELGLQEAGLDRLIHEGYRLLDLVTFFTVGPKEARAWTVRHGASAPKAAGVIHTDFEKGFIRAETIAFDDYVANGGEAGARDAGKLRLEGKDYIVHDGDVMHFRFAT
- the pth gene encoding aminoacyl-tRNA hydrolase, with the protein product MILFVGLGNPGPSYAGNRHNIGFMAVDEIVRRHGFSGWRERFHGAVSEGRLGAEKVLALKPMTFMNLSGQAVGEAMRFYKLQPDDVFVFHDELDLEPGRMRVKTGGGAAGHNGLRSIASHIGPDFHRVRLGIGHPGDKRAVHSYVLKDFAKADADWLEPLIAAVADNAALLADGEASRFANKVHLALHPPSASPGGGRRALSGDKD
- the pgeF gene encoding peptidoglycan editing factor PgeF; the encoded protein is MIEAKNLSRIPEIRHGFFTRVGGFSKGIYQALNCGFGSGDDADLVARNREIVTTSLGLVPHELVTVHQCHGTDVAVAREHWRWDEEPKADGLVSDRPHIAIAVATADCVPVLFADWKHQVVGAAHAGWRGALAGITDAVLAEMEKLGARRDTTFAAVGPAISGAVYEVGPEVRSAFVEAEAGNERFFRPSQREGHAMFDLPGYVVGRVRAGGLASVEHVDRCTYGEEEYFFSYRRATHRGEPDYGRQLSAITLGPEVFIEG
- a CDS encoding ribose-phosphate pyrophosphokinase, which produces MKLVAGNSNRPLAEAIAAYLNVPLTKCLVRRFADMEVFVEIEENVRGEDVFVIQSTSFPANDNLMELLIIIDALRRASARRITAVIPYFGYARQDRKSGSRTPISAKLVANLITHAGADRVATLDLHAGQIQGFFDIPTDNLFAAPVMVRDIKERFEDDSVMVVSPDVGGVVRARGLAKRIGAPLSIVDKRRERPGESEVMNIIGHVEGHSCILVDDIVDSGGTLCNAAEALLAKGATEVSAYITHGVLSGGAVARITASSLKHLVITDSIQATEAVRVSRNIRVISIAPLIGEAIGRTAREESVSSLFH